The genome window AAAAATTAAAAAAAGAAATCAAACTTTATTTCTGGATAAGTTGTTGCGGGCATATTAAATCGGATTATGATAAATATATAAAAAATCATATGGATATAGATGCAGACCCTGAATGTGGGAGATGGAAGCGATAGAAATTTCTAAGCAAGCTAATGCAGCCAACGCAAAAAAAACGCGCGGCTGATTAGCGCCGTTTAATAGTTAAGACAATTAAGGCCGCTCAAAAATAATATCAGAAAATTCAGGCTTGCAACTGTCTATGACGACGTGTTCAAAATCCCGTAAAGTTTGGTTTCTTACAGACTCCAAAGTATTTTTTATGGTAGCTCCACTATTTAGCGCTGCGGTAAGGATTGTAATAAAAGGAGGGCTGCTTCATTTTTTAAATTTTTTTCTGACGTGCCAGTTTTCCATGCTCAGGCCTTCAAAACACTTAAAATCCGGGGTGTTGTTTGTGACCAGGACAAGACCATTGGTTATGGCAATAGCCGCAATCTGTCCATCCACAAACGGAGGAGTCAGTCCCTTTGAAGTTAAACGTGCCCGTATTTCAGCATGCCATTTTGCTGCATGTTTATCATAAGGAAGGATAGGAATAGTAGTACAAATTACGTTACGAAGGAATAGTTCTATAATCGATCTTTTTTTGGATTTTGGAAGACGGTGACAACCATACTGTAATTCATGCCACACTACAGACGCAGTTGTAATAGTATGCTGATGCAGCTTAATTTTTGTAAGCACAGATTGATTCGGAAATGTTTTAACTAATTCCGATAAAACATTTGTATCTAATAAGTATTTCATTTTGGCCAGTTAATTTTTCGGCCGGTAGTTGTATCACGCAAACCTTTAAAATCATCGTCACTAATAATAACGCTCCTGTTGTTGAATGCGCTAGATCGAAATGTTTGAAATGTCAGCCAAAATGTTTTTTTTGTTTTGCAAGACGTTCATAGTCATAAAGCGATAACAGCACAGCAACAGGTTTACCTCGTCTGGTGAATCTTGCAGAGCTGCCTGATTCTACGTCATGAATAATAGACGGTAATTTATTCTTTGCTTCTGCAATTGAATACTCTTTTTGCATATCCTCTCCTATTTTGAGAGTTAACAATAAATTTGATCTGGCTATTATAATAGCCATAAACATGTCTAAAGTCAAGACCGGAAAATTTGAACCTTCAGCTTTTTCCATTCTTCTATCCAAGGACTTCCCTGTATAATTCAGAATATCGCCTCGCCACCTTACCAGGGGCGCCATCATTGTTGCTGCCCAGTCAAAAGCACCCCGGGTGCTGGCAGATCATGTCCGCATTGCTGCTACTGAAATCTTCTGATTACCTCCGTGATATCTGTAACTGCAGGCAAAGGCCACAACCTTTGTCTGCACCATCTCTTTTATGGAAAAACAGTTCTACAAATTGCGTCGCTTTTTTAATGGTTCCTGTCATCTGGCTGTACTGAATTTGAGCGCCAATTCTGTGAATTTATTTTTGAGTGAGTCCTAAGTTTGCCAATATATTCTTGAACTGAACTACAGGATGATATATTCTCACTGTATCCTTTCAACAATGTGCGCACTCAATTTTGTGTAATTTTTTTCCCACATGCATTGGTACCCTCAGGGATATAGTCGTGAGAATGTTTGGGCGTGTAAGCGGGCGATCCGAACACTTTTCCATGCTTTTTGAATAGGATACCCTCCGGCTTTGCCGGAGGTTGATGACTTGCTGAAGATTGGGAAACAGGGAGACCTTATGCCAAAGTTGGGAACAGAATATAATAAAGAAGCTTTGTTTAATAAACTGAAATCAAAAGGTATTCTCTGGTGTTATTCAAAAATGCTATCATATCAGGAACTAGGTGATGAGTTGCT of Desulfosarcina sp. BuS5 contains these proteins:
- a CDS encoding glycosyltransferase; the encoded protein is MTILTAALNSGATIKNTLESVRNQTLRDFEHVVIDSCKPEFSDIIFERP
- a CDS encoding type II toxin-antitoxin system Phd/YefM family antitoxin, which codes for MEKAEGSNFPVLTLDMFMAIIIARSNLLLTLKIGEDMQKEYSIAEAKNKLPSIIHDVESGSSARFTRRGKPVAVLLSLYDYERLAKQKKHFG
- a CDS encoding type II toxin-antitoxin system VapC family toxin; amino-acid sequence: MKYLLDTNVLSELVKTFPNQSVLTKIKLHQHTITTASVVWHELQYGCHRLPKSKKRSIIELFLRNVICTTIPILPYDKHAAKWHAEIRARLTSKGLTPPFVDGQIAAIAITNGLVLVTNNTPDFKCFEGLSMENWHVRKKFKK